The DNA segment TATCtcaattatcaaatatttcattGTTTCACATTGACATACTCTGTTTTATGACCAATTGAGATATCATTTAACAAACatgtattctctctctctctcttttaattgtgtgtgtgttttaatttatcaatttatgtTACAATTATCCTGACCATGTAAAACAGATGCACACATCCTTCTATTGGGTTGTGGGCCATGGTCAATTATCCTGACCATGTAAAACAGATGCACAAATTCTTGGCTTGAACTATTTTCATGATGAAACAACACAGGGTCATCAAAACGAAGAAAACAGTTTAGGGTTGGAGATGATGGTAAGATATTGTTTGATGAAGAAGAGCTCAAAATGATCCTCGGTTTCAACAGAGGTGAAGACTATATTGAGGTTCTTTGTGGCACTACAAACAAAGTATATGGAGATTATGTTGGGAGgctaaaaatcaataataatggTGAATATTTTATCACTTGTGAGTGCTGCCCTGGGTGTCCTTTGGGTAAGTTTTCCACTTCCATTTCTGaagctttttttctttctcatgcTATAATTGATCTCTCATGTTTGAAGCAAgtagtttgttttgttttaatataattgtacaataaaagctttttttttagcCTTTCATGATTCTCTTTCATATGTAGAATAAGTTAAATAagagcttttgttttgtaatttggacgaattaataaaatgaatagcATAGACTTTTATGTACTtcctttccttctcttttctttttgagagaaactttctttccttctccttaaatatgcatgcatattaCAAGacttatatgtttttaattaacaataatcataATCTCTTTGTTCGGGGTTAATTTACACTTAAGGCTTCTCACCCCTCTCCATGATTAATTGTGTTCGTTGAGGATTCTCAATTGAGCTAGACCCATTGAGTCACTTATATGTTTGGTTTAATCCAcattagaaaattaattgattagTTAACATTATTAATTAGCGTGggtgaatataaaaaatgtgattatttctttgaaaacataaaaacatatgtgAAACTAACTAATATTGCTGAAAACATAAATTTTCATCATTAGTAAACTCCAATAACTGTGAAACGGAaatactatttaattttattttattctgaaAACCACTATTTCTACTGGATGCTTAGTTGGTAGTGAATGATTTCTTTGATACATTGCATACAACTTACAAAGTTTTTAGTGTTGATTAACAGGTAATAAGATTCCACTGTCAGTATGGATTATATCATTATTACAATTACAATATTTACAAATATCTATATATGTTCAAATGAAAAAGAGAcagcaaatatattattattagtagtgGTGGTAGTaggctaaaataaaattttggtttCTTATCTAGGTTTCAGTTTGCTCATATTTCAAAAAGTTTCACGTTGTTCCAGTAAAGTTTTTCTATTAGACCATATTAATTCTTCCGCTAGTTTGTGACACTAATTTGGTTAACAAGTggaaaattgtgaaaaattaaTACGATTAGTGTAAAAGGTGAGGAAATGATCAATGTGGTCTAATAAAGACACTCAGACCAAAGTTCAACTTTTTAAACATaagaaaccaaaataaaatatagataatagATAATCTTATTACACTAATTTAGTTTTGCAATTATTATTTGGATCAGTGAATGTGACTCCAGAAGCCTTTGAGAAGCATGCTTTGAAAGAAGGGACTGGAAGGTGGAAGAGCAACATCTGGGTTCATTGTGAAGATGAAGATAGAGTTCCACTCTGGAAGACACCTCTGACGAAATATTACACACACCAGGCAAATGTGGCTAACTGGAAAGACTCTGCAATAAGGAAACGAAACTTTCACAGGGATGAGTTCCTACATTGCACGAGTTGCAGGAAGGAGCGCAGGTTCCGTCTCAAGAGCAGACCAGATATTAAGAACTACCATGAAGCTTTGAACAACAAATCCTGGACTTGTTCTCTTTGGCCTTACCATAAGTAAGTTGCTCCCAAATCACAGCTCAAGCTATATGATATTCAAGTTCATGCACGATTTATATGATCCTGTCAACTTTCTAATTTAGGTTTCAGTTTGGTCTTATAGatgcttatttatttatttatttactttaatcCCTTAAAATTACACTTTCTGATCAAATTGGTCCCTTCCGTTAGCTTATTATCTTGTAAAATAACACCTATAATGTTGAtaagaaatcaaatttttattttagtaaaacaaATATCCTGCGAACATACGACACCCACAAGTTAGAACTAGAAATTGTAGGGGTGACATTTTAATtccttcaattttaaaatgtctTTACTAGTAGTTGATACTTGATTTTGCAAAGCACACTATACGTTCGAAAAACATACATGGACCACCACAGTGTGTCTCTAAGAGAGAGGTAAGTGATACTTTAGTTAAAATCCCAAATCTCTTTCAGTAGAGACAATCCTGCTTTAGTAAGGTAGGATCATTAATTATGGTGACAAGGTTCTTTTTCCAAGTAGTTACAACTTCAACACACCAATAACTCAAACTCAAGATTATTTGTTATAAACAACTTTGCCGGATGATCACCCATGCAATCAGAGATGGAGAGATAAATGACTATGTGATTAATGTTATGATATGATAGAATGATAAAGAGAAACAAAGCTGTATGTACTATTTTAGTGTCCAAATATTGTGACTCTTGCATGTTATAGCTTGGGGCCAAGCCAAACTGTGTATAGATGGAAAAGTGACTCACATTAGCTTATACAGCATATAGTAAACTAGAATACTGTAAGAAGCTATATTCTTGTTGAGAGATCTGCTCGAATATCAATTCTAATTAATGAGGtggtaattttcatttttcagaatAACCTGCGATGATGATGAAGAGAGACCAAGTCTGAGAGCAAGCAGGGGCTGTTCTCGTTCTTCAACTTGCCAAGGCTGCTCAACTTGTTACTGCGAAGGGTGCATCAAGTGCCGCTTTGAGGATTGCAATTGCCAAGAATGCAGAGACTTTATGCTTTATGCTGAACCTTAATTAGACTGACTTGGCACTTCCATGGAAACATAAAAATCTGTATGATGTTGCAGAGAAACTTTGAACCTCTTTATTACTGTTTTGAGAAACTATCTTTTTCTGAGTCTTTCATTTGATCTAACTAGAACTAGTTCTCTTTGAATAATTGTATGAGTCTGATATGATACTCAACTTATGGATTTCTTTTTTATAGTATCTTTTTATGCTGGTGTGTATTGGAGTTGGCATGAGGCTTATGGCTAGAGATATTTCTGATCATCTAAGATGATTAATTTACGTAACactgaaaattaattataccaTTGTGTAGGAAATCACACATAAACTAGTGATATATGGGGTAATTTCTGCTCTTAAACTAGCTTTTAGGAGTTTAGTAAGACCTAAACAGTAATTCTAATATGGCTTCAAAATAATGGTTGTTGTTGGCCTATAGGGCCACATGCTGTCAGGCCATTATCAGACCACATGCTGTGTATCGAACTCTCAACCTGAGGGGGTCACATCAACTAGTAGCCAGTATGGTGGAAATATAAGTGACAGACACTCCAAATTCTATAGATTGTGTCTGCACCTCCATCAAGGTTGTTGAAGCTTGACATTT comes from the Glycine soja cultivar W05 chromosome 6, ASM419377v2, whole genome shotgun sequence genome and includes:
- the LOC114414183 gene encoding protein ULTRAPETALA 2-like, whose amino-acid sequence is MEIKKEFNNFTQGSSKRRKQFRVGDDGKILFDEEELKMILGFNRGEDYIEVLCGTTNKVYGDYVGRLKINNNGEYFITCECCPGCPLVNVTPEAFEKHALKEGTGRWKSNIWVHCEDEDRVPLWKTPLTKYYTHQANVANWKDSAIRKRNFHRDEFLHCTSCRKERRFRLKSRPDIKNYHEALNNKSWTCSLWPYHKITCDDDEERPSLRASRGCSRSSTCQGCSTCYCEGCIKCRFEDCNCQECRDFMLYAEP